ATCACGTAGAGCTGCCCTGGCTACGTGAAAGCCTGAGAGGAAAGGGAAGTCGCTCAGTCGAGAGTGAATACCATCAATCGTGACCACCAGATAGTTTTCACCGATTTTGACAACCCCTGAGTCATCAAGCTGGGAACTATCCACGACTGCACCTGTCTTCCCTATAACCTCTCCGAGCTTGGCGTGAACGTAGAAATCCCCTACGCCCCTGGAACCTACACCGAATTCTCCCATTGTAACCCCTGAAATAGTCGGGGCTAACACATCTCCTTCTACGTTAAGTGTTGCTTTTGCCTCACAAATGACCGCAGCCGCGATCTCATGAGCTTTCTCAGGGCTTATATTCTTAATTTCGAGGATTCTTGAAACCAGCTTTTCCTCAAGCCCTGCTTCATCTGAAGGGTCCTCCCTGAGAGCTCGTTTTGCATAACCTTCTATATCCATAGTAATCATCTCTTGCAGACTTTTCTGCCCTTAAAGATGGCAGGGCAGGATAGCCTGGCATTCAAGTATCAGTCAATTGATTTCACAAATAATCTGCTGATTTTAAGTAGTCTATTATTTTAAGTAATCTATTAATTTAATATGATTATTGTAAAAATCTTCAGGGATCAAACTTAATATCCTGAGACTCAGAATTCAGCTTTCCCAGGGATTATACATATTCCCGAAAATGAAATATAAACTCAGATATGGGGCATATTCCCCCGATAAATTATCTCAACATATTTCTACAAAGTTTTTCAGGATCTTTAATCCTATAGCTCCACTTTTCTCGGGGTGAAACTGGGTACCCATTACATTGCCTTTCGAGTTCACAACAGACGCCGAGAAATCCAGCCCGTAGTTGCAGGCTGCAAGCGTGTTTTCAGCCGCTGTGTCCACATAGTAGGAATGCACGAAATATACGAAAGAATTGTCAGGAATACCTTCAAACAGAGGATGATCCTGCTTGATGTTAAGATTGTTCCAGCCAATATGAGGTACCTTTAATTCAGACTTCGGAAAGCGCAGCACCTTGCCAGAGATAATATCAAGCCCATTGGTCAGCTTTCCTTCTTCAGAAGAACTCATGAGCACCTGCTGTCCGAGGCAGATCCCGAGCATAGGTCTTCCTGACCGAACGTACTCTTCTATAATCCCTTTAATGGGGGTAAGGCACTTCATAGCGTCCACAAAAGCGCCAACTCCTGGGAGGATTAAACCATCTGCGGCAAGAATCTCCTCAGGGTCCCCAGAGATTGTGGGATTGGATCCGGCGTGTTCTAGCCCCTTTTGAACACTGCGGAGGTTTCCAAGCCCGTAATCGAGAATCACAATTCTTCTCATAGCCCTAACAAATAAAGTTAAGATAGATTAACTTTTCGAGCAGGGGAAAGGGCAGCGGAATAATATTGAAAGGCAGCGGAAAACAATTGGAAGAAAGAAAGAGTAAGATAGAAAAAACTAGTAAATGATTAGAGAGATTGGAAAACGATTAGAAAAAGATGGAAAAATAATTAGAAAAAGATGAAGTACGATTAGGAAAAGATGAAGAATGATTAGAAAAAGATGGAAAAAATGGAAAAATTAGTAGCTATAAATTCTCTGCAATTAAGACCTGCCAGCCGGAAGACTGTAAGAGCTTTTTTCCCTCTCAAACATCACCTTGTATTTGCCACAACGTGTACATTCATAGCGTTTTTCTAGCACTGTCGGCAAAAAGAACAATGCCCCACTTTTTCGCTTCCATTTATGCAGTCCAAAAAAACACAAGAAACTAGGGTCACGATCCGATTCGCCTGAGTCATCAGAGCATTCCTGAGTCAAAAAACTGTTTCTCCTTGTTTCTATTGTTAAGGATATTATGCAACAGTAAGAATAGTATGTGGAAGGAACTATATAAACATATAGTTTTGTATGGAAAATATCAGAGAAATTTTCTATAAAAGATAAATTTTGATTAAAAATACATTGGTCGGGAGCGTTTAGCAAAAAATTAATACAGTTTAGAGTGAATAATTTAAGAAAGTATAATGGAGACAATACATGCAAAAATTCAGATTATTCAGACGTGATGAGAAAGCTATGGAGCTCCCGATTAATATAGTCGTTATGCTTGTTGTCGGGATGGTTGCCCTTGCAACGCTGATTTCGATCATTCCAACCCCGACAAAGGAGATGTCGGTGTTTGTGGAAAATGCAGGGCTTAGAGGAAGTACTCTTGCTAAAGGGAACTCAATAATAGTGGATTCCAGCACCGCAGAAAACCCTCTTGCTATAACCGTAGTGGTAAAAGCAACTGACAACGACGGAAATCCGGTACGGAATGCAAACGTTATTCTGAGAGGGCTTGGCGGGGCAGCCTCGAATACTACGGATGCCAACGGAATCGCTATCCTGACAACTCCAGATAACGCAAGAATCAGGCTTGATCCAAACCAGAACGAAGGGACAATGGATCTGAAGGTTGTGGCTGATGGTTTCTATGACTACGAGAAAAAGGATGCCATTATAATCATTAAGACGAGATGATTTGAGATCTTAGGGAAACAGAATTTAAGGCAATAAGACAGCTGCGCATAGTAAAAGAACTGCATAAAAGAACTGTATGCAACAAAACTGCAGAGAGAGGTTGCACATGCTAAGTGGAAAACTGAAAAATAATGAAACTGGAACCCTGGGGCTTCCAATAAGAATTGTCGTGTTCACAGTTATTGGCCTCATAGGTTTTTATGCAGTTCTTTCAGCCGTCAGCGATGCTCCTACTCCTCCTAAACCCATGTATGCGACAACGAATCTAAGCGCATTTTCTTTGCCTTCACCTGAAGAAGAAAGAAAAATCGATTTGGATCTGCCTGTAAAGGTATTTGACAGCGAAAACCGTGGGGTAAGAGATGCAAATGTGATTGCCTGGAGCCCTGATAGGGAAAAAGCGTATTCAGGCGTTACCGATCTTGAAGGGAAGGTAACATTGAAGATTTCCAATCCCGAACTGCCTCAGGGAAAATCTGAAGGTTACATAAAGATAAAAGTAATGAGAGAAGGATACAGGGATTTTACCAGCGACTACTTTTTAAAGATAACTAGAAGCTAAGAAGAAGCCGTACCCTACTCAAAATTAATAGTTAATACATACATATTCTTAATTCATAACTTACCTGCCAGCGTTTTCTCTCTTCGGTTAGCCATATAAAATTTTATAAATACAGCTCCTGCCATCAGCACGGCAAGCACGATGGAGAAATAAGGAGACCTTATGACATCCCACCGACCAGCCCAGATAAGGAGGGCGGTAAGAAAAAGAGCTGAAGAGCCGATAGCTCCTGAGATTTCAAATGGAATCTTCATAGAGCCGAAAGTAAGCCTGTTCTGACTCTCAAGGACTTTTATACGGGACTCAAGTTCCTTTATATATTTATTTTTCGTATCTTCCTGAGCCTTGAGAGTACGAAGTTCAGTGTTTAATTTTTCGATCTCGGGTTCGAGACTGTTGTGGGTAAAATTCGATAACTCGGATATAGTAGCATGGAGGGAACGGAGGCCTTCTGCGATGCTGGTGAAAATTTCATTCATATTCTTTATTTTATAACCAGTTCCGGAAACTTCAGAAGAATTATCAGCATAAGCCATTGAGGGATTCATGGGCTCGTCTGAAGGAAACACTGCACTGAATCCAAAACTTGAGATGTGTCCTTCCGAACTTGAAGGAACCAGATCTGAAAAAAAAGAATTTCCGCTAATAGGAGACTCAGGAGAAACCGACGGAATCCGTGGGAGAATAGAAGAGCCTGCAACGATACTTCCTTCGTTTCTTTCAGGGAAAAATCCTGATAAATTTCCGGAGTAAATTCTTCCAGCCTGCACTCCAGGAGAGATTCCCATAGAAAGGCGTCTCTCAACTGCCCTGAGTCGTTTTTCAAAACTCCTTATGCTCTGGTCAAAAACCTCAATTCTTCCCTGGAGATCCTCCCTGATTTCCGGCTCTGTTTGATGTGACTTATTCACTCGGACCATACCCATTTAATTTTCTATTACAGAATCTGGGTCTACAGTATATAAAATTTTTCGAGTATCTGCAGTGATAAAATAAAATCAATAGTAGAAAAAATAAGAGAAATCAATAGCAGAAAAGAGAAGAGGAAGGACAAAAAGAAGACTGTAAAAAAGAGAAAAAATAGCTCAAAAAGAGGAAACAGGAAGAGATCAGATAAGCCTTATCTCAATCGGTTCTCCCCTGTCCTGAGCGTCTATAATATCGGAAGCAAGGTCCGAGTTTGCCCTGAGTTTTATCTCTCCATGCCGGCTCACCGTTGCACTGAAAAGGTACTCGCCTGCAATATAGATTTCCACATCTTTTCCTGCAAGTTCCGGAGCCCCAAGAATCAGGTGTTTCTTATTTCTTTCGATGAAAGGATGAACCGAAGAGACAACAGGCACCTCTTCAAAGCTGGATGCTCTTCGCTTTTCCTGAAGAGCCCGGCTTTCAGCTCCATATTTCCTGCCTCTTGCAGCTCTCGGACCTTCGGTTTCCAGCTCTCTGACATCAATATGAAGACCAAGCATATTTTCGATCCGGTCAATGACGTTTCCACCTTTGCCGATAACTTTTCGCATATCATCTTCCCGAACCTTTACGATTGAACTGTCATCTGAAGTCATTTCCACTTCAACAGGACCGGATGCATACCTGCTAATAACGTTCCTTATTTCCTCTTCCGCAAGCTTCCAAGAAGGTTTCCTGAGTTCAGTAGGGGGACCTACTGGCATAACAACAACCTGTTCGCCATAGGTGTAAATCTCATACTCAACTTTTCTGGTTTCAAAATCTGAAATAACTATTACCGGTCTTGCAAGATCCTGTTCAGTCATCCCATGAGGGACTTTAACCGTAAATTCAAGCACCAGAACCTTTGCAACTTCTCCTTTATCGATAAAAATAACGGTGTCCACTACCTGCGGGATTACACCAAGTTCGACCCTCCCAATCAGACGCTGAACGGCATCTACTGCCCTGGTTGCATGCACAACTCCGATCATCCCCACGCCTGCAAGCCGCATATCTGCAAAAATCAGGAAATCGCTGGTCTTCCGGACCTCATCATATATAGTGTAATCCGGCCTGACAAGAAGCAAAAGATCCGCAGTATCTTCCATCCTGCCATTCAGAGGTGAATATTGAGTGATTTCAGGAGGTACCTGAAGGTCTCTTGGAGATTCCATGGTTTTGACCACCTGTCCACGGTCGCTCAGATATCGGGCAATTCCTGCGGCAAAAGTAGACTTTCCGGCTCCAGGCGGACCAGCAATAAGAATTCCACGCTGGCTTACAATCCGTTCTTTGAGTTGATCGCTTAGTCGATATTGTTCAAGATCCACAACTACAGTTGGCCTGACAGCTGTAATTTCCATATCATCGGAAAAAGGCGGGTGGGCAATTGCGACACGCATGTTTCGGATTTGCAAGACAGTTGCTCCACTTGATGACATCTCGATAAAAGATTCAGGATCCAGCCTCGCCCTTTCAATAAGTTCTCTAGATATACTGGAAAGTTCTGCAGAAGTAACAGGTTCATCACGAATCACTACATAGCGTATATCCCCTATTGGTCCTTTCTTGGCCATAGGAGGAACCCCATTTTTAAGGTGTACGGACATCGTATCATCCGTGAAAAAATGCTCTATTCTTAGAGGCGTAAGCTCAGACGGATCCAGAGTTTTGGGAGGCATGTACTCGACATTAAGTCCCTTTGCTTTAGCTATAAGAGACTGCACCCTATCTGCACTTACAAACAGCCCCCCTGCATCAATAGCTGTATTTCGGATAAGAGCATCCACCCTGCCCTCTTTAGATAGCTTTATCTCCTCAAGCGTGGGCTGAACCCCGCTGAATTGAAGGAGAATCTCGTCCCTTTCTGCCAGCTTGCGGAGTTCCAGAAGCTCTTCAAGCCCTTTAAAACCTATTTCTCTGCCCTTATTTGCCTGGGCTTCAAGCTCCGATACCACAGCTTCAGGAATTATAATCTCGGCACCTTTAAAGTCCCCGTCTCTAATGCGA
The Methanosarcina thermophila TM-1 genome window above contains:
- the hisH gene encoding imidazole glycerol phosphate synthase subunit HisH, which produces MRRIVILDYGLGNLRSVQKGLEHAGSNPTISGDPEEILAADGLILPGVGAFVDAMKCLTPIKGIIEEYVRSGRPMLGICLGQQVLMSSSEEGKLTNGLDIISGKVLRFPKSELKVPHIGWNNLNIKQDHPLFEGIPDNSFVYFVHSYYVDTAAENTLAACNYGLDFSASVVNSKGNVMGTQFHPEKSGAIGLKILKNFVEIC
- a CDS encoding Ig-like domain-containing protein, yielding MQKFRLFRRDEKAMELPINIVVMLVVGMVALATLISIIPTPTKEMSVFVENAGLRGSTLAKGNSIIVDSSTAENPLAITVVVKATDNDGNPVRNANVILRGLGGAASNTTDANGIAILTTPDNARIRLDPNQNEGTMDLKVVADGFYDYEKKDAIIIIKTR
- a CDS encoding PINc/VapC family ATPase gives rise to the protein MADEKRIWRIVPDTSVIIDGRLSARIRDGDFKGAEIIIPEAVVSELEAQANKGREIGFKGLEELLELRKLAERDEILLQFSGVQPTLEEIKLSKEGRVDALIRNTAIDAGGLFVSADRVQSLIAKAKGLNVEYMPPKTLDPSELTPLRIEHFFTDDTMSVHLKNGVPPMAKKGPIGDIRYVVIRDEPVTSAELSSISRELIERARLDPESFIEMSSSGATVLQIRNMRVAIAHPPFSDDMEITAVRPTVVVDLEQYRLSDQLKERIVSQRGILIAGPPGAGKSTFAAGIARYLSDRGQVVKTMESPRDLQVPPEITQYSPLNGRMEDTADLLLLVRPDYTIYDEVRKTSDFLIFADMRLAGVGMIGVVHATRAVDAVQRLIGRVELGVIPQVVDTVIFIDKGEVAKVLVLEFTVKVPHGMTEQDLARPVIVISDFETRKVEYEIYTYGEQVVVMPVGPPTELRKPSWKLAEEEIRNVISRYASGPVEVEMTSDDSSIVKVREDDMRKVIGKGGNVIDRIENMLGLHIDVRELETEGPRAARGRKYGAESRALQEKRRASSFEEVPVVSSVHPFIERNKKHLILGAPELAGKDVEIYIAGEYLFSATVSRHGEIKLRANSDLASDIIDAQDRGEPIEIRLI